The proteins below are encoded in one region of Clostridium estertheticum:
- the iadA gene encoding beta-aspartyl-peptidase, with protein MIIIIKNGEVYAPEYIGKMDVVIAGGKIEAIAKSVSVPQDFAKVRVIDAEGKLVFPGFIDAHVHITGGGGEGGFKTRTPEIQLSDIIAGGITTVVGCLGTDGVCRDMKGLLAKARALDEEGISTYIYSGSYQIPVNTITNSCRSDIMLIDKIIGVGEIAISDHRSSQPTYEDFIKVVAEARVGGLLSGKAGIVNVHLGYGERRLQYLVKMVKETEIPIKQVIPTHINRNINLFDAGIEFAKLGGIIDMTTSSDPDHLEEDEVKASRGLKMALERGIPVEQIQFTSDGQGSMPIFNKKRELIGLGIGSTKSLYIEVRDAVLKDGVDLEVALKVITSNVATNLKLYNKGFVQEGRDADLVLVNKNDLNIETVFAKGVEVVSKGQVLVKGTFEK; from the coding sequence ATGATTATAATAATTAAAAACGGTGAGGTTTATGCACCTGAATACATAGGGAAAATGGATGTAGTTATTGCTGGAGGTAAAATTGAAGCTATTGCTAAGAGTGTGTCCGTTCCACAAGATTTTGCGAAGGTAAGAGTAATTGATGCAGAAGGTAAACTAGTATTTCCAGGTTTTATAGATGCCCATGTGCATATTACAGGAGGTGGAGGTGAAGGCGGTTTTAAGACTAGAACTCCTGAAATTCAACTTTCTGATATTATAGCTGGTGGAATTACAACCGTGGTGGGTTGCTTAGGCACTGATGGGGTATGTAGAGATATGAAAGGACTTCTTGCTAAGGCAAGAGCATTAGACGAGGAAGGCATTAGCACCTATATTTACTCAGGATCCTATCAAATACCTGTAAATACAATTACAAATAGTTGTAGATCTGACATTATGCTTATAGATAAGATTATTGGAGTAGGGGAGATAGCTATTTCAGACCACAGGTCATCACAACCGACTTATGAGGATTTTATAAAGGTAGTAGCAGAGGCTAGAGTAGGTGGGCTGCTCTCAGGTAAAGCCGGAATTGTGAATGTACATCTTGGGTATGGAGAACGAAGGTTACAATATTTAGTAAAAATGGTCAAGGAAACTGAAATACCAATTAAACAGGTTATACCAACTCATATTAATAGAAATATTAATTTGTTTGATGCAGGAATAGAATTTGCCAAACTGGGTGGAATTATTGATATGACTACTAGCTCTGATCCAGACCATCTTGAGGAAGATGAAGTTAAGGCAAGCAGAGGTCTTAAGATGGCATTAGAAAGAGGAATACCAGTAGAACAAATTCAGTTTACTTCTGATGGACAAGGGAGTATGCCTATTTTTAATAAAAAGAGAGAACTTATAGGACTCGGAATTGGATCTACTAAGTCTTTGTATATAGAGGTTAGAGATGCAGTTCTAAAGGACGGTGTAGACCTTGAAGTTGCACTAAAAGTGATTACTTCAAATGTAGCAACTAATTTAAAACTATATAATAAAGGATTTGTGCAGGAAGGTAGGGATGCTGACCTTGTATTAGTTAATAAAAATGACTTAAATATAGAAACTGTATTTGCTAAAGGGGTAGAAGTGGTGTCTAAGGGACAGGTATTAGTTAAAGGAACATTTGAAAAATAG
- the cphA gene encoding cyanophycin synthetase encodes MKMLSFMVFKGRNIYSHKKCIRLNLDLEGYSEIPSKEIYNFNDKLVCMLPELNKHRCAIDEDRGFIKRLTEGTYLAHITEHIILALHNMIGLDVSYGKAREISGDNYYVIYQYEYKNTGIEAANIAVDFVNSLINNEVFDLGVRLNRLKEILMGEQLGISTSCICTEAKKRGIPILKIGEESMFQLGYGKYSKIIQATMGSDTSVIAVNIAQDKLLTKQVLSMNCLPVPYGMKVVNMMQTISCANEIGYPVVLKPQFGNQGKGVISNIKNEKQLVESYELLAKKYVDIIIEKYINGRDYRVCCVYGDIVAVSERIPPYIIGDGINAIDSLIENINKDLRRGEGHEKELTKIKIDEGLIEYLKQKGYTLNSVLPEKEKLYLKDNANLSTGGFAIDCTDLISDENIEICKRVASAIGLDICGIDVRCEDIGKSLNEGGVIIEINAAPGIRMHHNPYFGKSRNVAGHIIDKLFKDIPRKIPLISVTGTNGKTTTTRLISHILSNAGYTVGMTTTSGIYIDGKCIRKGDTTGPKSALTVLMNKNIDAAVLETARGGMIREGLAYDLADVAVITNITEDHLGLYEVETIEDLAKVKALVGEAVKKDGYVVINGDDKMSISILPRFKSNLIIFSNNKDNKIMRTNIKNGGYGIYVDEGYLIIQNSTNYEKLIDIESIGITFKGILKYNIQNAMAACAAAVGIGIGYDIIKQGLKTFYCNFDQNPGRFNMYLIDNVKVILDYGHNIDGYKCVLDGLKNIRHNKLIGIIGVPGDRSDSHIMDVGRCAGENFDYIFVKEDEDRRGRDKGKVADLLEKGVLKSNFNIINIKKVLDEKEAFKTALGIASPGDIVIIFFDKYEPIIEIIKSEIYKKECQTNRLLEK; translated from the coding sequence ATGAAAATGCTTAGTTTTATGGTTTTTAAGGGAAGGAATATATATTCTCATAAGAAGTGTATAAGGCTTAACTTAGACTTAGAAGGATACAGTGAAATTCCTAGCAAAGAGATTTATAACTTTAATGATAAGTTGGTCTGTATGTTACCAGAACTTAATAAGCATAGATGCGCTATAGATGAAGATAGAGGGTTTATAAAGAGACTTACAGAGGGAACATATTTGGCACATATAACTGAGCATATAATACTAGCACTTCATAATATGATTGGTCTGGATGTAAGTTATGGAAAAGCCAGGGAGATATCTGGAGATAATTATTATGTTATTTATCAATATGAGTATAAAAATACTGGTATAGAGGCTGCCAATATAGCTGTGGATTTTGTTAATTCATTAATAAATAATGAAGTATTCGATTTAGGTGTAAGATTAAATAGGTTAAAGGAAATATTAATGGGCGAGCAATTAGGAATAAGTACTTCTTGCATTTGCACGGAAGCAAAAAAAAGGGGAATTCCTATATTAAAGATAGGGGAAGAAAGCATGTTCCAACTAGGTTATGGGAAGTATTCTAAGATTATACAAGCAACTATGGGAAGTGATACAAGTGTTATAGCTGTTAATATTGCACAAGATAAATTGTTAACGAAACAGGTGTTAAGTATGAACTGCTTACCTGTACCATATGGCATGAAGGTAGTAAATATGATGCAAACCATCTCATGTGCAAATGAGATTGGGTACCCTGTAGTACTTAAGCCACAGTTTGGAAACCAAGGTAAAGGGGTTATTTCTAATATAAAAAATGAGAAACAGTTAGTAGAATCATATGAACTTTTAGCGAAAAAATACGTCGACATAATAATAGAAAAGTATATAAATGGAAGGGATTATAGAGTTTGTTGCGTTTATGGAGATATAGTGGCTGTTTCAGAGCGAATACCACCATATATTATAGGTGATGGTATAAATGCTATTGATAGCCTTATAGAAAATATTAATAAGGATTTAAGGCGTGGTGAAGGTCACGAAAAAGAATTAACTAAAATTAAAATAGATGAAGGACTTATAGAATACCTTAAACAAAAAGGATATACACTAAATTCAGTTCTTCCTGAAAAAGAAAAATTATATTTAAAAGATAATGCAAATTTATCAACGGGTGGGTTTGCAATAGATTGCACAGATTTAATTAGTGACGAGAATATAGAAATATGTAAAAGGGTTGCAAGTGCTATAGGGCTTGATATTTGCGGAATAGATGTGAGGTGCGAAGATATTGGCAAATCTCTAAATGAGGGTGGAGTAATTATTGAAATAAATGCTGCACCTGGCATTAGAATGCACCATAATCCGTATTTTGGTAAATCACGCAATGTAGCAGGTCATATAATTGATAAATTGTTTAAGGATATACCAAGAAAAATTCCATTAATATCGGTAACAGGTACAAATGGGAAAACAACTACCACAAGACTAATTTCACATATATTATCAAATGCAGGATATACTGTTGGAATGACGACAACTAGTGGAATATATATTGATGGAAAATGTATACGTAAGGGAGATACCACAGGACCTAAAAGTGCTTTGACTGTACTTATGAATAAAAATATAGATGCAGCAGTCCTTGAAACTGCAAGGGGAGGAATGATAAGAGAAGGGCTAGCATATGACCTTGCAGATGTTGCTGTTATTACAAATATAACTGAAGATCACCTTGGATTATATGAAGTAGAAACAATTGAGGATTTGGCAAAAGTTAAAGCTTTGGTTGGTGAAGCAGTTAAAAAAGATGGGTATGTTGTTATTAATGGGGATGACAAAATGAGTATAAGTATATTACCAAGGTTTAAGAGTAATCTTATAATCTTTTCTAATAATAAAGATAATAAGATTATGAGAACGAACATTAAAAATGGTGGCTATGGAATTTATGTAGATGAGGGTTACTTAATAATACAAAATAGCACTAATTATGAGAAGCTAATCGACATAGAAAGTATAGGCATAACATTCAAAGGCATTCTAAAATACAATATTCAGAATGCTATGGCCGCATGTGCTGCTGCAGTAGGCATTGGGATAGGGTATGATATTATTAAACAGGGATTAAAGACATTCTATTGTAATTTCGATCAAAATCCAGGTCGATTTAATATGTATTTAATAGATAATGTAAAGGTAATATTAGATTACGGGCACAACATTGATGGCTATAAATGCGTGCTTGATGGACTTAAGAATATAAGACACAACAAACTTATAGGAATTATCGGAGTACCAGGAGATAGATCGGACAGTCATATAATGGATGTGGGTAGATGTGCAGGAGAAAATTTTGATTATATTTTTGTAAAGGAAGATGAAGATAGAAGAGGCAGGGATAAAGGTAAAGTAGCAGACCTTTTAGAAAAAGGAGTTCTAAAGTCTAATTTTAACATCATCAATATTAAAAAAGTATTAGACGAAAAGGAAGCTTTTAAAACAGCCTTAGGTATTGCAAGTCCTGGAGATATAGTTATTATATTCTTCGATAAATATGAACCTATAATAGAAATAATAAAAAGTGAAATTTACAAAAAAGAGTGTCAAACTAATAGGTTGTTGGAAAAGTAA
- a CDS encoding GNAT family N-acetyltransferase translates to MKIIFLLTKNISVKENKEIAEINNICFQDVPDEDCKLDFVDVSLGKFIMYDNDTAIGSCGIHKRKSEYDGEEYILGGFGEVAILPQYRGNGYGKVLTEKAIKNLYEINCDVACLCVDRKHNAYKLYQVLGYTFLQRDAYFIDALGKEKTNDSVMVLGIKNKELADKILNTNHKFNYGKDKGYW, encoded by the coding sequence GTGAAAATAATATTTTTGCTTACTAAAAATATTAGTGTAAAAGAAAATAAAGAAATAGCAGAAATAAATAATATATGTTTTCAAGATGTTCCTGATGAAGATTGCAAATTAGATTTTGTTGATGTTAGTCTTGGAAAATTTATTATGTATGATAATGATACAGCGATTGGCAGTTGCGGGATACATAAAAGGAAATCCGAATATGATGGTGAAGAGTATATTTTAGGTGGCTTTGGAGAAGTGGCAATATTGCCTCAATACAGGGGAAATGGATATGGAAAAGTGTTAACAGAAAAAGCTATTAAAAACCTATATGAAATAAATTGTGATGTTGCATGTTTATGTGTTGACAGAAAACACAATGCCTATAAATTATATCAGGTATTAGGATATACATTTCTTCAGAGGGATGCATATTTTATTGATGCTCTTGGTAAAGAAAAAACAAATGATTCTGTTATGGTATTAGGAATAAAAAATAAGGAACTAGCAGATAAAATTTTGAATACCAACCATAAATTTAATTACGGCAAAGATAAAGGTTATTGGTGA
- a CDS encoding tetratricopeptide repeat protein, which yields MKDYYEILEITALASKEDIKRAYFKSVRKYPPDRFEVEFMNIRKAYEILSNEKTRGQYDSINNLDSDVKENYSLARTYMEEEELNKAIKILQGMQKGDPKSLIVKVLLAEVYLKNSNSGKALTVYEELTLEEPENSAFAGYLANAYLNRGWHKKAILAYNKAIELDSDNISLWLGLSEAYVESNEYLNARDVLEKALEVVTDIKDNTIIYLELITIDMNFEMFSSIHKPIDKLAELAINNDEIKDDITATLSDLASYLMQMERMEDAKRIIEKATNILPEDKEVLRIKKEIENYMRYIDDFRKMKEDKKIKQEIVDLIAFNVLPNNELGMNDEEEKEAMTHFQEYIILDNYDNDKTAIKKLEKDYPDFYDLKAEFFSKLTNNIERKKLQVEYKQQSGKYKHIADRFFDEDHSEANEDGLNYYQPQEPTVREESKIGRNDLCPCGSGKKYKKCCGK from the coding sequence ATGAAAGATTATTATGAAATATTAGAAATAACCGCGCTGGCTTCAAAAGAAGATATAAAAAGGGCTTACTTTAAGAGTGTAAGAAAATATCCACCGGATAGATTTGAAGTGGAATTTATGAATATTAGAAAAGCTTACGAAATTTTAAGTAATGAAAAAACTAGAGGACAGTATGATTCAATAAATAATTTAGATTCTGATGTGAAAGAAAATTATAGCTTAGCAAGAACCTATATGGAAGAAGAAGAATTAAACAAAGCAATTAAAATCCTTCAAGGGATGCAGAAAGGAGATCCGAAATCTCTAATAGTAAAAGTATTGCTAGCAGAAGTCTATTTAAAAAATAGTAACAGTGGTAAAGCTTTGACAGTATATGAAGAATTAACTTTGGAGGAACCGGAAAACTCAGCATTTGCAGGATATTTAGCTAATGCTTATTTAAACAGAGGTTGGCATAAAAAGGCTATTTTAGCCTACAATAAGGCAATAGAACTTGATAGTGACAATATTTCCTTGTGGCTTGGCTTAAGTGAAGCTTATGTAGAAAGTAATGAATATTTGAATGCTAGAGATGTTTTAGAAAAGGCCTTAGAGGTAGTCACTGATATAAAGGATAACACAATAATATATCTAGAGCTAATAACTATTGATATGAACTTTGAAATGTTTTCTTCAATACATAAACCTATAGATAAGTTGGCAGAGCTTGCAATAAATAATGATGAAATAAAAGATGATATAACCGCTACATTATCTGACCTAGCATCTTATTTAATGCAAATGGAAAGAATGGAAGATGCTAAAAGGATAATAGAGAAGGCAACAAATATTTTACCAGAGGATAAAGAGGTATTACGGATTAAAAAGGAAATTGAAAACTATATGAGATATATTGATGATTTCCGTAAAATGAAAGAAGATAAAAAAATAAAACAAGAGATCGTGGATCTTATTGCTTTCAATGTACTTCCAAATAATGAATTAGGGATGAACGATGAAGAAGAAAAGGAAGCAATGACTCATTTTCAGGAGTATATCATATTAGATAATTATGATAACGACAAAACTGCTATTAAGAAGCTAGAAAAGGATTATCCGGATTTTTATGATTTAAAGGCAGAGTTTTTTAGTAAATTAACTAATAACATTGAAAGAAAAAAGCTCCAAGTGGAGTATAAACAACAGTCGGGTAAATATAAACATATAGCAGACAGATTTTTTGATGAAGATCATAGTGAAGCAAACGAAGATGGCCTAAATTATTATCAGCCACAGGAACCTACAGTACGAGAGGAATCTAAAATTGGTAGAAATGATCTCTGTCCTTGTGGAAGTGGTAAGAAATATAAGAAATGTTGTGGAAAGTAA
- a CDS encoding YdcF family protein — translation MILLYILCLILLYFMILYIVICYNFKKAVYNNGQKSDVIIVLGYHAKKNGNVSPILKERINKASRLYHDGIAKTIICYGAAVGNDHIEADVMAKALIELGIPDYSIIREKLSKNTYGNLVNSREIMQSREFNTAVIVSSPWHLRKASTYAFKLDIDHTVEKSKFPYEYIIIGVAMIYLYYYTKMFINILRYYKVKQVS, via the coding sequence ATGATACTATTATATATTTTATGCCTAATATTATTGTATTTTATGATTTTATATATTGTAATATGTTATAACTTTAAGAAAGCGGTCTATAATAATGGACAAAAAAGTGATGTGATTATCGTACTTGGCTACCATGCAAAAAAAAATGGAAATGTATCACCAATCTTAAAAGAGAGAATAAATAAAGCCTCACGGTTATATCACGATGGAATTGCCAAGACTATAATATGTTATGGTGCAGCCGTTGGTAATGACCATATTGAGGCTGATGTTATGGCAAAAGCCTTAATAGAATTAGGGATTCCTGATTACAGTATAATTCGTGAAAAACTTTCAAAAAATACATATGGAAATTTGGTAAATTCAAGAGAAATTATGCAAAGCAGAGAATTCAACACCGCTGTTATTGTTTCCTCACCTTGGCATTTGAGAAAAGCAAGTACGTATGCGTTTAAGCTTGATATTGATCATACCGTGGAGAAATCTAAATTTCCATATGAATATATAATAATAGGGGTTGCAATGATTTATCTTTATTATTACACAAAGATGTTCATAAACATTTTACGTTATTATAAAGTTAAGCAGGTAAGTTAA
- a CDS encoding alpha/beta hydrolase, translated as MIGFSAGGYLTAFVGTRFDNGIIEPDSRNAQIMSMLLGEPDFNDPIDQTSSKLNAIILCYAETSPFSKEKLPPDSLLTKDITVDEFIDFTSNHKHVTAKTPPTFLWITATDHWNFQRQNLLFAQALNELNLPFDLHIFSKGPHGLGLGEDEPTVAIWPKLCENWLQGL; from the coding sequence ATGATAGGATTTTCAGCTGGCGGTTATCTCACCGCTTTTGTAGGAACTCGTTTTGATAATGGAATTATAGAACCGGATAGTCGAAATGCGCAAATTATGTCGATGCTTTTGGGAGAACCAGATTTTAACGATCCGATTGATCAAACGAGTTCTAAACTTAATGCGATCATTTTATGTTATGCTGAGACATCTCCCTTTTCTAAGGAAAAATTGCCGCCAGATTCTCTATTAACAAAAGATATTACAGTGGATGAATTTATAGACTTTACTTCAAACCATAAACATGTTACAGCGAAAACACCACCGACTTTTCTATGGATTACAGCGACCGATCACTGGAATTTTCAGCGCCAAAACTTACTTTTTGCTCAAGCTCTAAATGAGCTAAATCTACCATTTGATTTACATATATTCTCCAAAGGTCCCCATGGTTTAGGATTAGGTGAGGATGAACCTACGGTAGCAATCTGGCCAAAACTTTGTGAAAATTGGCTTCAAGGATTATAA
- a CDS encoding GNAT family N-acetyltransferase, whose translation MIDIKTKRLEIKKFVINNWMDLQEIFVDFGSSEYAIYDFQMPTSDSRVKERTDWYIKNNFFAVYELNNNKVIGYVCFNGENYKELDLGYCFNSLYQGKGYATEACIAIINYAFNTLQVERLTGSTANLNYPSCRVLNRLGFSKTGECINSFRKTTEGNPIEFAGSLFLLKKDEWMKKDYSHIK comes from the coding sequence ATGATAGATATAAAAACAAAAAGATTAGAAATAAAAAAATTTGTTATTAATAATTGGATGGATTTACAGGAAATATTTGTTGATTTTGGGTCATCAGAATATGCAATATATGACTTTCAGATGCCTACCTCGGACAGCCGAGTAAAAGAAAGAACTGATTGGTATATAAAAAATAATTTTTTTGCAGTTTACGAATTGAATAATAATAAAGTAATAGGATATGTTTGTTTCAATGGTGAAAATTACAAGGAGTTAGACTTAGGGTATTGCTTTAACTCTCTATATCAAGGTAAAGGTTATGCAACTGAGGCTTGCATTGCTATAATCAATTATGCGTTTAACACTTTACAAGTAGAAAGATTAACGGGTAGTACTGCAAATTTGAATTATCCGTCTTGTAGGGTGTTAAATAGGTTAGGTTTTTCTAAAACAGGTGAATGTATTAATTCATTTAGAAAAACCACTGAAGGAAATCCTATTGAATTTGCTGGCTCATTATTCTTATTAAAAAAAGATGAATGGATGAAAAAGGATTATTCTCACATTAAATGA
- a CDS encoding NUDIX hydrolase: MDRHFTVSIFIVYKDKVLLHLHKKAKKILPLGGHIELNELPEEACIREAQEESGLKINLYNPINNQLKNSCELAGEKLLINPMHTIFGEINPEHYHIDFVYYATAKSFDTIPGDGESNLLKWYNKEDLKNAYDVQHNILTMANEALELLSER, encoded by the coding sequence ATGGATAGGCATTTTACGGTTTCCATCTTTATAGTATATAAGGATAAAGTATTATTACATTTACATAAAAAGGCTAAAAAAATACTTCCTTTAGGTGGACATATCGAATTGAATGAATTGCCAGAAGAGGCATGTATTCGTGAAGCACAAGAAGAATCAGGTTTAAAAATAAATCTATACAATCCAATAAATAACCAACTTAAGAATTCATGCGAATTGGCAGGAGAAAAATTGTTAATAAATCCCATGCACACAATTTTCGGTGAAATAAATCCAGAACATTATCATATAGACTTTGTTTATTATGCAACTGCAAAATCTTTTGATACAATACCAGGAGATGGTGAATCTAATTTACTTAAATGGTATAATAAAGAAGATTTGAAAAATGCATATGACGTTCAGCATAATATTTTGACGATGGCTAATGAAGCGTTAGAATTGTTATCGGAAAGATAG
- a CDS encoding class I SAM-dependent methyltransferase yields the protein MNKQGEVNKKAWSYRAYELWVNKFGLPKDVAKDMIRQPKIYLRRDIEFLGDVNGKKIANLLGSCGRKAIPLAILGADVTIVDISEDNKKYAIEVAKEAGVNLTYIVSDFSELNIDEMRNSFDITYMEGGILHYFLDLNEISQKIYSMLKIGGRLVLNDFHPIRKIFKVRDIFEVRDDSLELTGDYFENELKIGAVAYEKLFPVAEQNEFPKCLLRYWTMGEIISSFASAGFIIDKLVEGPRFDSNKNIPGEFTLIASKLKIQR from the coding sequence ATGAATAAACAAGGTGAGGTAAATAAAAAAGCATGGTCTTACAGGGCTTATGAATTATGGGTAAATAAATTTGGATTACCTAAAGATGTTGCTAAAGATATGATAAGACAACCTAAAATATACTTAAGAAGAGATATTGAGTTTCTGGGTGACGTGAATGGGAAAAAAATTGCTAACTTACTTGGTTCCTGTGGGAGAAAGGCAATTCCATTGGCAATACTTGGTGCTGATGTCACTATTGTAGATATTTCTGAAGATAACAAGAAATATGCAATTGAAGTCGCTAAAGAAGCAGGTGTAAATTTAACATACATCGTATCAGATTTTTCGGAATTGAATATTGATGAAATGCGTAATAGTTTTGATATTACCTACATGGAAGGTGGAATACTGCATTACTTTTTGGACTTAAATGAGATTTCGCAAAAAATATATTCTATGCTGAAAATAGGTGGTAGATTGGTTTTAAATGATTTTCACCCAATTAGGAAAATATTCAAAGTACGAGATATTTTTGAAGTTAGAGACGATAGTTTAGAACTAACAGGAGATTATTTTGAAAATGAATTAAAAATTGGGGCAGTCGCATATGAAAAGCTTTTCCCAGTTGCTGAACAGAATGAATTTCCTAAGTGTCTTTTAAGATATTGGACAATGGGTGAAATTATAAGTTCTTTTGCATCAGCGGGGTTTATTATTGACAAACTTGTTGAAGGACCGAGATTTGATTCCAATAAAAATATTCCAGGTGAGTTTACATTGATTGCTTCAAAACTTAAAATTCAAAGATGA
- a CDS encoding nucleotidyltransferase family protein: MYGIDKKVYRSLINYFLNNNNIDKVIIFGSRAKGTENINSDIDLCVSYIGKSKGTIVEEINDVIGIYSCDIVFLNSLNENIKKQIDRDGIEIYPTSAH, from the coding sequence ATGTATGGAATAGATAAAAAAGTATATAGAAGTTTGATTAATTATTTCCTTAATAATAACAATATAGATAAAGTAATAATATTTGGGTCAAGAGCAAAAGGAACAGAAAATATAAATTCAGATATAGACTTATGTGTAAGTTATATAGGTAAAAGCAAAGGAACTATTGTAGAGGAAATTAATGATGTAATAGGAATATATTCTTGTGATATTGTTTTTCTAAATTCATTAAATGAGAATATAAAAAAACAAATTGATAGGGATGGGATTGAAATTTATCCAACTTCTGCCCACTAG
- a CDS encoding type 1 glutamine amidotransferase family protein, with protein sequence MKKTVLLFLLSNYADWEAGYVAAELNCDDDSNPYCIKTISLSKAPVHSIGGITVLPDYSLDTVPEDYEALILIGGTGWRASESNKIVPLVKATLQKGKPIAGICDGSVFLAKHGFLNGVKHTSNDLEDLEKYATKEYTNAQGYVNEPAVMDGNIITANGSAPLEFARLIFSKLHLDSEKVIKRWYDFNKLGKIEFERVHSTNF encoded by the coding sequence ATGAAAAAGACAGTATTACTATTTTTATTAAGCAATTACGCTGATTGGGAAGCCGGTTATGTAGCTGCCGAATTGAATTGTGACGATGATAGCAATCCTTACTGCATTAAAACCATCAGCTTATCCAAGGCACCAGTGCACTCAATCGGAGGGATTACGGTATTACCGGATTATTCTCTAGATACAGTACCTGAAGATTATGAAGCACTAATACTCATTGGGGGTACAGGCTGGCGGGCATCTGAGTCCAATAAAATTGTACCTTTGGTCAAAGCAACATTACAAAAAGGCAAGCCTATTGCAGGGATTTGTGACGGGTCTGTTTTTCTGGCAAAGCATGGGTTTCTTAATGGTGTTAAGCATACTTCAAACGATTTAGAGGACTTAGAAAAATACGCTACAAAGGAATATACAAATGCGCAAGGTTATGTAAACGAACCTGCTGTGATGGATGGTAATATTATAACTGCAAATGGATCAGCACCTCTTGAATTTGCCAGACTCATTTTCAGCAAACTGCATCTAGACTCTGAGAAAGTTATAAAGCGGTGGTATGATTTTAATAAGCTAGGCAAAATTGAGTTTGAAAGAGTGCATTCTACCAATTTCTAG
- a CDS encoding UDP-N-acetylglucosamine pyrophosphorylase, which translates to MKISVNELLNIEELDAKAIFKGVKYPWEALTKIKNFIFEYAKNLPTDFERIEEFVWVGKGTTIEKSVLINGPAIIGYNCEIRHSAYIRDNVIIGNDVVVGNSTEIKNSILFNKVQVPHYNYVGDSILGYKAHLGAGAITSNLKSDGTLVKLKYGTDIIETGLRKFGAIVGDLSEVGCNSVLNPGTVIGKDSIVYPLSSVRGYIPGKSILKNNGEIVERK; encoded by the coding sequence GTGAAAATTTCTGTAAATGAACTATTAAACATTGAAGAATTAGATGCAAAAGCCATATTTAAAGGGGTTAAGTACCCTTGGGAAGCTCTTACAAAAATTAAGAATTTTATTTTTGAATACGCAAAAAATCTGCCAACTGATTTTGAAAGAATAGAGGAATTTGTATGGGTTGGCAAAGGAACTACTATCGAAAAAAGTGTTCTTATAAACGGTCCAGCGATTATCGGTTATAATTGCGAAATCAGGCATTCCGCTTATATTAGAGACAATGTTATCATTGGTAATGATGTTGTAGTTGGAAACTCCACTGAAATTAAAAATTCAATCCTCTTTAATAAAGTGCAGGTTCCCCATTACAATTATGTTGGTGATTCAATATTAGGGTATAAAGCCCATTTGGGGGCAGGTGCAATAACCTCCAATTTAAAATCCGATGGAACATTAGTAAAATTAAAATATGGTACAGATATTATTGAAACTGGTTTAAGGAAATTTGGTGCTATTGTAGGCGATTTATCGGAAGTAGGATGTAATTCGGTTTTAAACCCAGGAACAGTAATAGGAAAAGATAGTATTGTTTATCCATTAAGTTCTGTAAGAGGTTATATTCCAGGGAAGAGTATTTTGAAAAATAATGGTGAAATTGTAGAGAGAAAATAA